The window TATCGGTTACCGATGCGACCGGTAGTATCCTTGCGGTGGATGTCCTGTGTCGCATCGACACCCGCGACGAGGTCGCTTATTTCGAGGCGGGTGGCATACTGCAATATGTGCTGGACAAGGATCAGGACTGAAATCTTATGCTGATTACGTTTAAGACCACGGCCTACGCGAATATCACGATGTTCGGTGATATCGGCCGACAAATGCTCGAAATGATGGCATTCGGTACTTCGGTACCCGGCGCCATCAATGTGGAGGATGTGCCGCAGGCACTGCAGAACCTGAAACAGGCACTCGATAAATTACCGGAACAGGTTGAGCCCGCGGGA is drawn from Gammaproteobacteria bacterium and contains these coding sequences:
- a CDS encoding DUF1840 domain-containing protein, which translates into the protein MLITFKTTAYANITMFGDIGRQMLEMMAFGTSVPGAINVEDVPQALQNLKQALDKLPEQVEPAGDADDDQPAVSLHTRAVPLVELLQAAVKEETYVRWE